From a single Endozoicomonas euniceicola genomic region:
- a CDS encoding phage portal protein, with protein MKFIRQLKRLLPFKNAAYTAAGNGRRAKNWYAPNLSPNDTLKADLGKLQARSRAAIRNDPWAASGITKLVSNVIGKGITPKSLIEDDRLRIQVQDLFVEWSAESDADGLLSFTGQQSLITRSMFEAGECFVRLRPRRLEDGLSVPLQLQVLESEFVPIHYNQTLPSGNVIKGGIEFNRLGQRVAYWMHREHPAEFSFDSSKLARIPADDVLHVFEALRPGQLRGQPLLTQVLVRLFHLDNFDDATLLRQEIANLFTGFITKPSPEQDNIDPLTGKAIEYDQNDLPMVGMEPGTMQELAPGEEVSFNTPPGTSADYPNFMRQQLMAVATGIGLPFELLTGDMKGVSDRALRLIINEFRRRIQQIQHNQIVFQLCRPVWQRWMDLAVVSGALTVPDYASHARQYQRVKWIAHGWAYMHPVQDMQAQKIAVRSGFKSRSEVVSEMGYDSEQIDAEISADNRRADELELHYDSDSRDLQQEQTSLQDDDRNGTQ; from the coding sequence ATGAAATTTATCCGTCAATTAAAACGGCTGCTGCCCTTCAAAAATGCCGCTTATACGGCTGCGGGCAATGGCAGGCGGGCAAAGAACTGGTATGCGCCCAACCTGTCACCCAATGACACCCTGAAAGCCGACCTTGGCAAGCTGCAAGCCCGTTCAAGAGCCGCTATTAGAAATGATCCTTGGGCAGCCAGTGGCATCACCAAACTGGTCAGTAACGTGATCGGCAAAGGCATTACGCCCAAGTCATTGATTGAGGATGACCGGCTGCGGATTCAGGTGCAGGATTTGTTTGTTGAGTGGTCAGCGGAAAGTGATGCGGACGGGCTGTTAAGTTTTACTGGCCAGCAGTCATTGATTACCCGATCCATGTTCGAGGCGGGAGAGTGCTTTGTTCGTCTGCGACCTCGCAGGCTGGAGGACGGTTTATCGGTGCCGCTTCAGTTGCAGGTGCTGGAGTCTGAATTTGTTCCCATTCATTACAACCAGACCCTTCCCAGCGGCAACGTTATAAAGGGCGGCATTGAATTTAATCGTTTGGGTCAGCGGGTGGCGTACTGGATGCACCGGGAACATCCGGCAGAGTTCAGTTTTGACAGCAGCAAGCTGGCACGAATCCCGGCTGATGATGTGTTGCATGTTTTTGAAGCCCTGCGCCCCGGACAGTTGCGAGGGCAACCCTTGCTGACACAAGTTCTGGTCAGGCTGTTTCACCTTGATAACTTTGATGACGCTACCTTGCTTCGACAGGAGATAGCCAACCTGTTTACCGGCTTTATTACCAAACCATCGCCAGAGCAGGACAACATCGACCCACTGACGGGTAAAGCCATTGAGTACGATCAGAATGACTTGCCCATGGTGGGTATGGAGCCAGGCACTATGCAGGAGCTGGCTCCGGGTGAAGAAGTATCGTTCAACACGCCGCCCGGCACTTCAGCGGATTACCCCAACTTTATGCGCCAGCAGTTAATGGCAGTGGCGACAGGGATTGGCTTGCCCTTTGAGTTGCTGACCGGCGACATGAAAGGCGTCAGTGATCGGGCATTACGCCTGATTATCAATGAGTTCAGACGGCGCATTCAGCAAATCCAGCATAACCAGATTGTTTTTCAACTGTGCCGTCCGGTCTGGCAGCGCTGGATGGATTTAGCGGTGGTCAGTGGTGCGCTCACGGTTCCCGATTATGCCAGCCATGCCCGACAGTATCAGCGAGTGAAATGGATCGCCCATGGCTGGGCGTATATGCACCCGGTTCAGGATATGCAGGCACAGAAAATAGCGGTCAGAAGCGGGTTTAAGTCCCGGTCGGAAGTGGTCAGCGAAATGGGCTATGACAGCGAACAGATTGACGCTGAGATTTCAGCGGACAACCGTCGGGCTGATGAACTTGAATTGCACTATGACAGTGACTCAAGGGATTTGCAGCAGGAACAAACCTCACTACAGGACGATGATCGGAATGGCACACAATAG
- a CDS encoding phage head-tail joining protein, with product MITNEEYQALKRAVLLRDTKTIEFEGRRIEYSSFSEMERRLQAIEREISKQKKRPRQYGLYSIKGV from the coding sequence ATGATTACCAACGAAGAATACCAGGCTCTGAAACGGGCGGTTTTGCTGCGTGATACCAAAACCATTGAGTTTGAAGGACGCAGAATCGAGTATTCCAGCTTCAGTGAAATGGAACGCCGTCTTCAGGCCATTGAACGGGAAATCAGTAAACAGAAAAAACGACCCCGACAGTACGGTCTGTATTCCATCAAGGGAGTCTGA
- a CDS encoding phage terminase large subunit family protein, with the protein MSAIFMLSPYIAGFLAGLKPDTRLTVSEWADQKRILPAKAAKEAGHWRTSRTPYLKEIMDALSPSSPIEKVVFMKGAQVGGTECGNNWLGYVIDHVPAPMMYVLPTLDLAKRTSKQRIAPMIEEMPVLRNKVKDPRSRDSGNTLLSKEFPGGVLIFTGANSGAGLRSMPARFLFMDEVDAYGDDVDGEGSPINLAIKRTATFSGNRKIFMVSTPNIAETSKIEPAYEASDQRQYQVSCHGCGLFQPIIWAQIKFDDNKPETARFECRQCGHKHYEKDKPRLLTEGKWVAGTGDKSNKVAGFHLSSLYSPNGWYSWQNAVEDFLAAQKKPIQMKDWTNTVLGETWQDKGETVEHELLYQRREYYPAEVPWWVEVITIGCDVQDDRIEFEVTGWGAGEESWGIDYVRLYGDLSKPGIWTALGDMLRKTYTRQDGITLNAAQVCIDSGGHFTDEVYTFCRQQGADWAIPVKGSSIAGKPIATFPKTRNKKGVYLTLVGSDTAKELLYQRFRILEPGNGYCHWSVSDCFDEDYFRQITAEEKIRKYKNGVPYFQWDAKGRRNEALDCRVYSLTAIRILQQHKGIDLNRLASLREPPEDNQVINPEDAIVQKPVALRPARRTIKSTYLNG; encoded by the coding sequence GTGTCCGCAATTTTTATGCTCAGCCCCTATATTGCCGGTTTCCTCGCCGGTCTGAAACCCGATACCCGACTGACGGTTTCCGAATGGGCGGATCAGAAACGCATTCTTCCCGCCAAAGCCGCCAAGGAAGCTGGTCACTGGCGTACCTCAAGAACGCCGTATCTTAAAGAAATCATGGATGCACTGTCGCCGTCATCGCCCATTGAAAAAGTGGTGTTTATGAAAGGGGCTCAGGTAGGCGGTACCGAGTGCGGTAATAACTGGCTGGGTTATGTTATCGACCATGTGCCAGCCCCGATGATGTATGTTCTGCCAACCCTTGATCTGGCCAAGCGCACCTCAAAACAGCGCATCGCCCCCATGATCGAGGAAATGCCGGTACTGCGGAACAAGGTCAAAGACCCTCGCAGTCGGGACAGTGGCAACACCCTGTTGTCTAAAGAGTTCCCCGGGGGTGTGCTGATCTTTACGGGGGCTAATAGCGGAGCCGGTTTGCGTTCCATGCCTGCCCGGTTTCTGTTTATGGATGAAGTGGATGCCTACGGCGATGATGTAGACGGCGAGGGCAGTCCGATTAATCTGGCCATTAAACGAACTGCCACGTTTAGCGGTAATCGTAAAATATTCATGGTCAGTACACCGAACATAGCGGAGACCAGCAAGATCGAACCGGCTTATGAAGCCAGTGACCAGCGGCAATATCAGGTGAGCTGTCATGGTTGCGGGCTGTTTCAACCGATCATCTGGGCGCAGATCAAATTTGATGATAACAAGCCGGAGACTGCCCGTTTTGAATGCAGGCAGTGCGGTCACAAACATTACGAAAAAGATAAACCCCGCCTGCTGACCGAGGGTAAATGGGTTGCCGGAACCGGTGATAAAAGCAACAAGGTGGCGGGTTTTCATCTGAGTTCGCTCTACAGTCCTAACGGCTGGTATAGCTGGCAAAATGCGGTTGAGGATTTTCTGGCAGCACAGAAAAAACCGATACAGATGAAAGACTGGACTAACACGGTACTGGGTGAAACCTGGCAGGACAAAGGTGAAACCGTCGAGCATGAATTGCTCTATCAGCGTCGTGAATATTATCCGGCGGAAGTCCCATGGTGGGTCGAGGTGATCACCATTGGCTGTGATGTTCAGGATGACCGGATTGAGTTTGAGGTGACAGGCTGGGGAGCCGGTGAGGAAAGCTGGGGAATAGACTATGTTCGCCTTTATGGTGATCTGTCCAAGCCGGGTATCTGGACGGCATTAGGCGACATGCTGCGTAAAACCTACACCCGACAGGATGGTATCACACTCAATGCAGCGCAGGTGTGCATCGACAGTGGCGGTCACTTCACTGATGAGGTCTACACCTTTTGCAGACAACAGGGTGCGGACTGGGCGATTCCGGTTAAAGGCAGCTCCATTGCCGGTAAACCCATTGCTACCTTTCCCAAGACCAGGAATAAAAAAGGCGTTTACCTGACCCTTGTCGGCAGTGACACCGCCAAGGAACTGCTCTACCAGCGATTCCGCATTCTGGAACCGGGCAATGGTTATTGCCACTGGTCTGTCAGTGACTGTTTTGATGAAGACTATTTCCGGCAGATCACCGCTGAAGAAAAGATCAGGAAGTATAAAAACGGTGTGCCGTATTTCCAGTGGGACGCCAAAGGCCGCAGAAACGAAGCTCTGGATTGCCGGGTCTACTCCCTCACGGCGATCCGCATATTGCAGCAGCATAAAGGCATCGATTTAAACCGTCTGGCGTCCTTGCGTGAACCGCCAGAGGACAATCAGGTCATCAACCCCGAAGACGCCATCGTGCAAAAACCTGTTGCCCTGCGACCCGCCAGAAGAACCATCAAAAGCACCTACCTGAACGGATAG
- a CDS encoding HNH endonuclease: MAKSQLQRLLWLQGNHCFYCDQPLELKEASIDHVMPKSLGGKDVVDNKVVCCKTVNQVFANMPLKEKLRCLIQWKGQLPCPGKTAN, encoded by the coding sequence ATGGCGAAATCACAGCTTCAACGCCTGTTATGGTTGCAGGGCAATCACTGTTTTTATTGTGATCAACCCCTTGAGCTCAAAGAGGCCAGCATTGACCATGTGATGCCAAAAAGCCTTGGCGGAAAAGATGTGGTGGATAACAAGGTGGTTTGCTGCAAAACCGTTAATCAGGTATTTGCCAACATGCCGCTCAAAGAAAAACTTCGTTGCCTGATCCAGTGGAAAGGGCAACTTCCCTGCCCCGGAAAAACAGCAAATTAA
- a CDS encoding DUF3768 domain-containing protein has product MYEIATLNDAVRQSLISLEVKNSLALIQCRYEIMMTAHLQHTIEDKVGLLKAVAEFNHFNEENDPYGEHDFFRFKFEEEWIIAKFDYYAPDMEHGSENATDLSKTVRVLTIMLAIDY; this is encoded by the coding sequence ATGTACGAAATAGCCACGTTGAATGATGCCGTACGACAGTCTCTGATCAGTTTGGAGGTAAAAAACAGCCTTGCCCTAATCCAGTGCCGGTACGAAATCATGATGACCGCCCACTTGCAGCACACCATTGAGGACAAAGTCGGTTTGCTGAAAGCGGTTGCTGAATTTAACCACTTCAATGAGGAGAACGATCCCTACGGAGAGCATGATTTCTTCCGCTTCAAATTTGAAGAGGAATGGATCATTGCCAAGTTTGATTATTACGCCCCGGATATGGAACACGGCTCGGAGAACGCTACAGATTTAAGCAAAACCGTCCGGGTACTGACCATTATGCTGGCTATCGATTATTAA
- a CDS encoding class I SAM-dependent methyltransferase — protein MQIPTNWTFNSAEVADHFDDHVIEQLPWYPMATDLMCHLARCYLQDKSILVDLGCSTGGITKKLAKVIHDRQIQAYSIDSAQEMVDKFQGVGEVSCGDMTNVNLYPDFDVCIICLALMFTDVSGRDHFLNSLKAKLKPGGAIIILDKIEPPAGYLGTCISRMSIKNKFDSGVNAQSIIEKELSLCGSQRPTTDHLFQKYAYKPFFRVGDFIGYIYESKLL, from the coding sequence GTGCAAATTCCAACAAACTGGACCTTTAACAGCGCAGAAGTCGCGGACCACTTCGACGACCATGTGATTGAACAGCTCCCCTGGTACCCTATGGCGACGGATTTGATGTGCCATCTTGCCAGGTGTTATCTTCAGGATAAATCCATTCTGGTGGATTTGGGTTGCTCTACTGGTGGTATCACGAAAAAACTCGCCAAGGTCATTCATGATCGCCAGATTCAGGCCTATTCCATTGATAGTGCACAAGAGATGGTGGATAAGTTTCAAGGGGTCGGTGAAGTCAGTTGTGGTGATATGACCAATGTAAACCTTTACCCTGACTTTGACGTCTGCATTATTTGTTTGGCTTTAATGTTTACCGACGTCAGTGGTCGTGATCACTTTCTAAACTCCCTTAAGGCTAAACTCAAGCCGGGTGGTGCCATTATCATTCTCGATAAGATAGAGCCTCCGGCTGGTTACTTGGGAACCTGCATTAGCCGCATGAGCATCAAGAATAAATTTGATTCTGGTGTGAACGCTCAAAGTATTATTGAGAAGGAACTGTCCCTGTGTGGCTCACAGCGTCCGACGACAGATCATTTATTTCAAAAATATGCCTATAAACCGTTTTTCAGGGTGGGTGACTTTATTGGGTATATCTATGAGTCAAAGCTGTTATAG
- a CDS encoding DNA cytosine methyltransferase: protein MKKSLSIPARSVVMSSINYQIPTVADIKAQAKRQLPRFEVVSLFAGGGGSSTGYRMAGGNVLAINEFVEEARKTYKANWPDTFILPQDIKSLTGDDILQQIVLKQGELDILDGSPPCSAFSLAGRRDKNWGKAKKYSDTSQENVEDLFFEYIRILRVVKPKVFVAENVAGLSIGIAKGYLNQILAELKASGYHVECRNLDARYLGVPQSRARLIFVGVRNDILKPEMIGHLHPKPFDYVVPLKDAISDITLSDRDRSFTNIKELSTYKLLKTLRPGQQHPKRFNLIKAHPNLPSGCITASSGGRGTAAVHHWENRMFSVAEVKRIMSVPDDYIITGNETKQIERLGRMVPPLMMKAIAKNIYKVVLSANSNKLDL from the coding sequence ATGAAAAAGAGCTTGAGCATACCTGCCCGAAGTGTGGTTATGAGTTCGATTAACTATCAAATCCCCACGGTTGCCGATATTAAGGCGCAGGCTAAAAGACAGTTGCCAAGGTTTGAGGTGGTCAGCCTGTTCGCCGGTGGCGGTGGCAGTTCGACAGGTTATCGTATGGCGGGTGGTAACGTGCTGGCGATTAATGAGTTTGTTGAAGAAGCCCGTAAAACCTACAAAGCCAACTGGCCGGATACGTTTATCTTGCCGCAGGACATTAAAAGCTTAACGGGTGACGACATATTACAGCAGATAGTCCTGAAGCAAGGAGAGCTTGATATCCTTGATGGCTCGCCGCCATGCTCTGCTTTTTCACTGGCAGGCAGACGGGATAAAAACTGGGGCAAAGCCAAAAAATACAGTGATACTTCCCAAGAGAATGTAGAAGACCTGTTCTTTGAATACATCAGGATTTTGAGAGTGGTTAAGCCCAAGGTATTTGTGGCAGAAAATGTCGCCGGATTGAGCATTGGTATAGCCAAAGGGTATCTGAACCAAATACTTGCTGAACTGAAAGCCTCGGGCTATCACGTTGAATGTCGTAATCTTGATGCCCGTTATCTGGGGGTTCCCCAATCCAGAGCAAGACTGATCTTTGTTGGTGTCAGGAATGACATACTTAAGCCAGAGATGATCGGTCATCTCCATCCCAAACCCTTTGATTATGTGGTACCACTGAAAGATGCCATTTCAGATATAACCCTGTCGGATCGAGACCGGAGCTTTACCAACATCAAGGAACTGAGTACCTACAAACTGTTGAAGACATTAAGGCCGGGTCAGCAGCATCCAAAGCGATTCAACCTGATTAAAGCCCATCCTAATTTACCTTCCGGTTGTATTACCGCTTCTTCAGGAGGGCGGGGAACGGCAGCTGTCCACCATTGGGAGAATCGTATGTTCAGCGTGGCAGAAGTGAAGCGCATTATGTCAGTGCCGGACGATTACATTATCACTGGCAACGAAACCAAGCAGATTGAGCGGTTGGGCAGAATGGTGCCGCCACTGATGATGAAAGCCATAGCCAAGAATATTTACAAGGTGGTACTCAGTGCAAATTCCAACAAACTGGACCTTTAA
- a CDS encoding ParB/Srx family N-terminal domain-containing protein, with protein MAAKKYKMVERKVSDLIPYVNNSRIHDESQVIQICSSIKEFGFTNPVLIDEENGIIAGHGRLMAAKKLDLKTIPCLVLAGLSEAQKKAYVIADNQIALNSSWDMDKLSLELEGLQAEDFDLDLIGFSEDFMVSLFDEPEPAPPPSDFKEVNEKELEHTCPKCGYEFD; from the coding sequence ATGGCAGCAAAAAAATACAAAATGGTTGAGCGTAAGGTCAGTGACCTTATTCCCTATGTGAACAATTCCCGCATTCACGACGAGTCTCAGGTTATTCAAATTTGTTCTTCCATCAAAGAATTTGGTTTCACCAACCCGGTTCTTATCGATGAAGAAAACGGGATTATTGCCGGGCATGGTCGCCTTATGGCGGCTAAAAAGCTTGATCTGAAAACCATCCCCTGTCTGGTACTGGCAGGACTCAGCGAAGCCCAGAAAAAAGCCTATGTGATAGCCGATAACCAGATTGCTCTCAATTCATCGTGGGATATGGATAAACTGTCTTTGGAGCTGGAAGGCCTGCAAGCAGAGGATTTTGATCTTGACCTGATCGGTTTCAGCGAGGATTTTATGGTATCCCTGTTTGATGAACCGGAACCCGCACCCCCTCCTTCTGATTTCAAGGAAGTGAATGAAAAAGAGCTTGAGCATACCTGCCCGAAGTGTGGTTATGAGTTCGATTAA